In the Colletotrichum lupini chromosome 1, complete sequence genome, one interval contains:
- a CDS encoding ploidy protein mob1 maintenance produces the protein MMSLLQYISVRTGLLAGIPPLPPPVPPAVPDPPPRQYGGSLVNRDVTVIQTPEPQIPEPVLTAADDDYEDGSNQKAARNQFRARTVKGANNGVALRQYAEATLGGGSLRKVVKLPEGEDENEWLAVNMVDFYNQINLLYGAITEFCSPQSCPEMKATDEFEYLWQDSENYKRPTKMAAPDYIEHLMAWVQRHIDDEQILPSRIGVAFPKSFPSTVRQIFKRMYRVYAHVYCHHYAVIRELGLEPHLNTSFKQYVLFVDEHKLASGKDFYGPLNDLAEKMIESD, from the exons ATGATGTCCCTTTTGCAATACATTAGTGTGAGGACGGGTTTGCTGGCGGGAATACCACCGCTGCCACCCCCAGTACCGCCAGCTGTACCCGATCCTCCCCCACGGCAATATGGCGGTAGTCTCGTCAATCGAGACGTGACTGTCATCCAGACTCCTGAACCGCAGATCCCAGAACCAGTATTGACAGCTGCTGACGATGACTACGAGGACGGCAGTAACCAGAAAGCGGCTAGGAACCAGTTTCGGGCGCGTACTGTCAAGGGAGCCAACAACGGTGTTGCACTGCGACAGTATGCTGAGGCTACACTTGGAGGCGGCAGCCTGCGTAAGGTTGTGAAGTTGCCTGAAGGCGAAGACGAGAATGAGTGGTTGGCAGTCAATA TGGTCGACTTTTACAACCAGATCAACCTCCTCTACGGCGCTATTACCGAATTCTGCTCGCCTCAGTCATGCCCCGAGATGAAGGCAACCGACGAGTTCGAGTACTTGTGGCAGGACAGTGAAAACTACAAGAGGCCGACTAAGATGGCCGCGCCGGACTACATTGAGCACTTGATGGCCTGGGTACAGCGTCACATTGATGACGAGCAAATCCTGCCGAGCAGAATTG GTGTTGCCTTCCCCAAATCATTTCCCTCAACAGTGCGGCAGATCTTCAAGCGCATGTATCGCGTTTATGCCCACGTCTACTGCCACCACTACGCAGTCATCAGAGAGCTTGGACTGGAGCCCCATCTCAACACGAGTTTCAAGCAGTACGTTCTGTTCGTCGACGAGCACAAATTGGCTAGTGGCAAGGACTTTTATGGTCCTTTGAACGATCTCGCGGAGAAGATGATTGAGAGCGACTGA
- a CDS encoding ATP synthase F1 has translation MFSRQAVRTLRAAAPASRLVARAPAVRTYAAAAATEAVKPPVAVFGLDGTYATALTANFARSQYTAASKTSSLDPTAKALATLDAIFAKDPKLTTVLAAPTLTPEDKSAIVAELTKQAGAGSQETVKNFLAALAENNRLGLLPGITQKFAEIMSAARGEVELTVTSATQLDNKTLNRLESSIAKSSYVGQGKKLKVTNNVNPDIVGGLIVEIGDRTIDLSVSGKIAKLNKLLTDTL, from the exons ATGTTCTCGAGACAGGCTGTTCGCACCCTCCGAGCGGCGGCTCCCGCTTCGCGCCTCGTTGCCCGCGCCCCGGCCGTCCGCACCtacgccgctgccgccgcgaCCGAGGCCGTCAAGCCCCCCGTCGCCGTCTTTGGCCTCGACGGCACCTACGCCACTGCCCTG ACGGCTAACTTTGCCCGATCACAGTACACCGCCGCCTCCAAGACCTCTTCTCTGGACCCCACGGCCAAGGCCCTGGCCACCCTCGACGCCATCTTCGCCAAGGACCCCAAGCTGACCACCGTCCTCGCCGCGCCCACCCTGACCCCCGAGGACAAGTCCGCCATCGTCGCCGAGCTCACCAAGCAGGCCGGCGCCGGCTCCCAGGAGACCGTCAAGAACTTCCTTGCCGCCCTCGCCGAGAACAACCGCCTCGGCCTCCTCCCCGGCATCACCCAGAAGTTCGCCGAGATCATGAGCGCCGCCCGCGGCGAGGTTGAGCTCACTGTCACCAGCGCCACT CAACTCGACAACAAGACCCTCAACCGCCTCGAGAGCTCCATCGCCAAGTCCTCCTACGTCGGCCAGGGCAAGAAGCTCAAGGTCACCAACAAC GTCAACCCCGATATCGTCGGAGGCCTCATTGTCGAGATTGGCGACCGGACCATCGACCTCAGCGTCTCTGGCAAGATTGCCAAGCTCAACAAGCTTCTCACTGACACTTTGTAa